The genomic interval GCAGGTCGGTGCGGATGCTGGGGAATGAGGTCAGGGTCCAGCCGGTCACGAGACGTCATGGCCCTGCCGGGACTGCCCGACCACCCCGCCTTACGCCCCCGCTCGCCAGTACTGGCCGCGGCCCCGCGCGATGCTCGGCGGGCCGCAGACCTCGTTCCTGCTGCCCGCGCCAACCGAACCCGGCGGCTACCTGCGCGTCATGGCTCTGGGCATGCCTCAAGACGCTCCCCGCCACCTGAGCCTGGTCGTCGTGCTCTCACCCTGCGAGGACCTGCACGGGCTAGCCCACCGCGAGCTCGAGGTTCTTGGCCTGCTGATCGCCTGTCGAGAGGCATCGAACATTTCACAGGACACGCGGCGAAGTCTTCGCCGAACCGGATGATCAGCGGGGTCTGCGAAGAATAGTCCTCGCCCGCTGGCGGGTGCCGTCGTCGCCGGTCAGTGCATCTGGGGCGGCTCCAGGTCGATGCGCACCTCGACCAGCTTGTAACCGGCCCGGTCGAACGCCGCCGCCATCGGGGTATTGACCGCATCTGTGGTCGCGGTAATTCGTCGAGCTCCATCCCCGATATGGAATCGGGTGATGTACTCAAGGATCTCGTCTACGTAACCGTGGCCGCGGTGCTGTGGTAGCACGGCTAGGTACCCCACGTTTCGGTTGGTCGGGGTGGCGGAGGGGATAGCCAGCCCGACGATCTCGCCATCGTGAGTCTGTGCGACGCGCCACCACGAACGTTCTCCTGGGCAGGGCGCGCCAGCTGGTCGAGGCCCGCCTCGTCCTGCTCGCTCATCTCGAGCATCTCCGCGGCCTCGTCGTCGTCGAGCTCGGCGAGCTCGGACTCGAACATCGCGTCGAGGAAGATCGCCTCGACCGGCCCCACGAGTGCCCGCATCTCGTTACTCCTGCGCCTCATCGGCGAATGGCCGGCAATCGCAATCACGCAGAATGAGTCCCCCGTGCACAGTAGGCGTGAACCAGCTCAAACAACCGCGAATGGGCGACTTCGTGCGGCAGCTAACGATGAGCGCAGGATTCGCGGATGAACTTCACATCAAAGAGCCCACTTTGTCGGCCGTGATCGGAAGACGCGTCACGCCTGCGACTCTGGACGTCTGCCACGCCTGATGAGCCGAGCGCACCTTTGCATGGACGCCAGACAAACAGGGCTGTTCGCACCTGCGTCTTACCTCACCCCTCACCAGGGGGACCCGATGGTTGCCAGGAAGATCGCCGCGGAGATCCCTGCGAACACGAGCAGGGTCACCCCCATCCAGGGCCCCACGGGCCAACTGGTCGGTGCCTGCGTTCTCCTCAGGCGACCGACCAGGACAGCGAGGCCGATGGCTTGGACGACCCCCAAGCCCGCCAGTGACGGATCCCGGAGGAAGACGGCCAGCGGCAGGAAGTGCAGCGCGACCACGACTGCGACCCACCACGCCATCCAGCGCCCCTGGCCCCGCCGCGCGAGGACGAAGCAGCCGACTGCCGCGAGCAGCACCTCCAGTCCGACCACGACCCCGAACCAGACGTACTGGCCGTCGAGCGCCGACCAGTCGCTCCAGCGGGTGAAGACGGCGAAGCCGAAGATCCCGGCCACGATGAGCCCGACAGCGGAACCCGCTCCCAGCCACCCTCTGCGGGATCTCGGCGGGTCCTCCTGTCCCCATCCGAACCAGACGAAGGACATGATGCCGAACCACGCGATCGTGAATGCATGGTCGCGTGCGAATTCGGTCAGCATCGGTGCACCTTTGTGGAGATCGACGGGTCCATTCCGATCGAGTCTACGCGGGAGCCCGGATCATTCTGCGCACCGCGACACCGGCAGACGATGCGCTGCTGTGCGATCCACGGTTGCAGACGGCCACCGACCGACACAGCGCATCTCTGTGACCGACATCCTGTGGTTCGTGATCGGAACCGGCTGCCTCGCGGTGCTCGTGGCACATTGCTGGTGAGGGTCACCTCGGCGCGCGACGGCTCCTCCCGGACCTGGCTTCGACGATCTCGGCGAGCTTCCGGGCCTGCGCATCGACGGACTGCGGGCCGTTCCCGGTGAGGAGGCCATGCTCTTCGTCCCAGACCACCCCGACCGCGGACGGATTGAGTGTCACCAAGACGTCGTAGCCGGCCTCCTTGAGTGCGACGTCGACCTAGTACGGCAGCCGCGTCTTCTTCCCCGGGACCTTCGGGTAGCCGAACGTGAGCATCCCGATCTCGCCGTACTTCGGAACGGTCGTGACCCGTGCACCTCGGAAGGCATGATCCTCGTCGACGAGCGTGGTGCCGTCCTCGCCGAGCCGATACTTCGCCGAGGTCATCGCAACGGGCGCATGGCAGATCAGGCCGACCGGGACGTGGTCCTCCCGGAGCGCATGGAGCAGCTCGCCCATGACCGGGTTGTCGTGGAAGTCGACCATCGGCGCGTGCCCGCCGGGGCGTACATGAAGTCGATGTCCGCGAGCGAGAACGCGTCGGACAGGCTGCGGTGCCGGCGCAGCAGCGCGAGCTCGGAACCGCGCCGTGCGACGAGCTCGGGGTGCTTGTCGCGCAGCTGCGCGGGTCCGGACTTCCCCACACCCTGCCGCACCGTGATCGCCGCGGTCTCGAGGCCGAGGTCCTTGCCGCCTTCCATCGCCAGCGCCAGGACGTTGATGTCGAGGGTGTGCACCCGGCCGTCGGGGGTGGCGAGGATGAACTCGTGGGTGTCCTCGAACCGCTCCAGAACGGCGGCGAGCTCGACGAGGGACCATCCGATGCTCAGGCTCTCACCTCTGGGTTCGGCGAACGGCAGCTGCGAGGCGGACGAGATGACGATGAGGGCCTGGGGCCGATCCGTGTGATCAGCGGTGCGCGTGATGGTCTGCGCTCCGTCCGGGGCGTCGGCCGCCGGCCGACCACGGAGGTCCAGGGCCGGCAGCGGGGTCGTTCCTGTGCCGGCAACGTAGCGCGGGCGCGCCGGGGCCAGCGCAACCAGAAATCGGTGCGGGTCTTTGGAAGCTAGCCCACGCCATCTACACATGCGGCAAAAAAAAACGGGACTGCCGCACGATCAGGTGACAGTTTGACCTGACCTATGGTTCGGTTTCCAGTTTGACCTATCCATGCGGCAGTCCCGAAATGCGCCCGAAATCGATCGTGACCTGCAGCTTTACACGTTGAACTAAACTCCACCGCGTTCCGTAGCTGAATAACCTCAGACCCCCACGCTGTCGCAGCCGCCCCTGCCGGGACGACTCGTTCGCAGCTACTGCCTACCAGGCGCAGAACTGAGCCGCCAGTTCCAGGTCCACGACAGCGCAGGTCAGCGGGAAGAACTAGAGCGGCGGGCGCTTGTGCGCGTCCACGATCTCGCTCAGCCACCTCGTCAACGGCTTGAGGGCGCGGGGTTGGCTCGACGCCGAATCGAGGTGCTGCCGCAGGAGCGCGGACGGAACGTGCGGCTTCGCCTTGCCGGACTTTTTGCGGTCTGAATTCCAGCCCTTCGCACCGAGGTAGGCCGCCATCGCCTCGCGTCCGGAGGACCCCGTCGCGAACGCCTCAGCGGTCTCCTTGCTCACCTCCCCCGTCTCGTCAGGACCAAGCATTCTCGCCAGCTTCTCCTGCCCGACCACGTCGAGGAGCATGCCTTCGAGGTCGGAGCTCAGCACGAACGCGTCCCACGGCTGCAGCATGGTGTTGAGCTCTGCCTGGTGCTCTAGCGCAGCCTTAAGTGTCGTCACTTGCCTGTCCGCCAGGTCACGCAGATCATTAAGGAAGAGCGTGGACGGCTTGGGATCCTTTGCCTTCAGGATCTCGAGCAGGGCACGCTTATTGTCGCCACTCTTGTGGACACCGTCCTTGTCAGTGAGAACGTACGCGCGGACGCCGAAGAGCTGGGCGAGTCGAAGCAGATGCGAGATCGTCGTGATCCCGGAGGCCTCGATCACTGCGATGCCCAGGGCGTAATGGCCGCCCGGCCCACCGGTGATCGTCTCCAGCAGGTAGTCGATGACGAGCTTGTCGCCGTGGCCTTCGACCAGGATGACCGAGTTCGCGAAAACTAGCTCGCTGTTGGTGGCGTCGCAGTAGCGCGTCAATCGGCCTTCTTCCTCGACGGCCAAGTCCGGTTTGAGTGCCGAGTACGTCATGCCCTCCGGACTGAGGGGAAGTCGCGCGATCCTGGTGACCGAGAACGAGTCGATGAGCACCGGGCTGTGCGTCGTCACGAGCAGCTGCGCCTCGACCGAGATGCCCTTCAGGATCTTGGCCATAGCTCGCTGCGTCTGTGGGTGCAGAAACGCCTCGGGCTCCTCGATGGCGAAGATCACGTTGGTGCCTGCCTGCCTGCTCTTCGACGAGACGTAGCGGAGGATGCCAAGCACGAGGGCGGACTGGAAACCGGTGCCGCGCTCGGCGATCGGGACCACGACGTCGTCGTGACTGGTGATCACGGCTTCTCTGAGCATTCCGCGCAGCGCGTGCTGCGGCGCAGGCAGGTCGACTCCGAGGACCGGATCCTGGAAGGGCAGCTCGGTCGCCACCGAGCTCACCGATTCGCGGAGGACCTCCCGCACCAGATTCTCCACCGGCTCCATCGCGTTCGCGAAGTCCCTCTGCAGCTGCGTGGAGCGGGAGTTCCCCGAGCGGACGAGCACACTCTCCAGGGTGTCATTGAGCCGCGTCAACGACTGATCTGCACCGCCCTGGTCGGCATCGCCGACTCTGATGGAGGGGATCTTCACAAAGTCGAACGACTGGAGCACCCACTCGTAGATCTCGCGAGATCGCACATCCGTGCCCCTCCACGTACGGTAGCTAATCTTGCCTTTCCTCGAGCAGGTGATCTGGACCCAGAACGTCCCGTCACGGCCGAGGGTGCCGTCCAGCTCGTCGGCCTCTGCCTGTGTGAGGCCACCGAAATGGATCTTGATGCTCGACAGCATCCTGGGTCCGCCGTCGACGTAGTAGTCGTTCAGCGGCTTCATTTGCCTGAAATCGTCCGCGCTGGGATCCGAGAAGAAGGCCTCGAGCACACGGATGAACGACGACTTTCCCGCGTTGTTCGGTCCTGCGATGAGCTGGAGGCTCGGGTTCACGTCAAGCGACAGCGACTTGAAGCCAAGGAGACGCTCGATGTGGACCTGTTCGATGTGCACGACGTCAGACTAGACGTTGGAACGCACGTCCGGTGCGACCCGCCGCAGCGCACGAAGCACTGTGTCGCCGCTTCGGACCCTTTGTCAGACGTTAGAGCGCAAACCTGAACTCCACCACGTCCCCGTCCTGCATGACGTAGTCCTTGCCCTCCATGCGCACCCACCCGTGCGCCTTGGCCTCGGCCATGCCGCCGGCCTCGACGAGGTGGTCGAACGAGACGACCTCGGCCTTGATGAAGCCGCGCTCGAAGTCGGTGTGGATCACGCCGGCGGCCTGCGGGGCGGTCGCACCCCGCGGGATCGTCCAGGCGCGCGACTCCTTGGGGCCGGCGGTGAGGTAGGTCTGCAGGCCCAGGGTCGAGAAGCCGACGCGCGCGAGCTGGTCGAGACCGGACTGCTCCTGGCCGGTCGACTCGAGCATCTCGCGCGCCTCGTCGGGCTCGAGCTCGATGAGCTCTGACTCGAACTTCGCGTCGAGGAAGATCGCCTCGGCCGGGGCGACGAGCCGGCGCAGCGCCTGCTGGGAGGCCGTGTCGGCCAGGCCCTCCTCGTCGGTGTTGAACACGTAGATGAAGGGCTTGGCGGTCATGAGCTGCAGCTCGCGCAGCAACGTGACGTCGATGCCGGCGCCCTGTGCGCCCTGGAACAGGGTCGTCCCGCTCTCGAGCAGGGTGGTCGCCTGGTCCATCGCCTCGAGCACGGCCGCATCGGTCAGCCCGCGCTTGACCTCCTTCTCGATGCGCTGATGCGCGTTCTCGAGCGTCTGGAGATCGGCGAGGATCAGCTCGGTCGTGATGACCTCCATGTCACCGGCCGGGTCCTCCGACCCCTCCGTACGAATCACGTCCGGATCGGCGAAGGCGCGCGTGACCTGGCAGATCGCGTCGGCCTCGCGAATGTTGGCGAGGAACTTGTTGCCGAGTCCCTCCCCTTCGCTGGCGCCCTTGACGATGCCGGCGATGTCGACGAACGACACGGTCGCCGGGACGATCCGCTCCGAATGGAACATGTCGCTGAGCACCTGCAGGCGCTCATCGGGAAGGGGCACCACGCCGATGTTCGGGTCGATCGTCGCGAACGGGTAGTTCGCGGCGAGCACCTCGGCGCGGGTCAGGGCGTTGAACAGGGTGGACTTGCCGACGTTGGGCAGTCCGACGATTCCGATGGTGAGAGCCACGGCAGGCAAGTCTACGGGCCGCGCGCCCACCGCCCGGCTAGGGTCGACGTGTGACCGCTTACCCTCCGCCGTCCGTGCCGGGTCCGCAGCCGCCGCGTCCCGCGATGCCCGTCGCGCGTCCCTGGTACCGGCGAGCCTGGGTGTGGATCACGGCAGGGGCCTGCCTTGTCCTGCTCCTGCTGGCCGCGGCGGCCGCGGCGGTCGGCCTGTTCATCGCGCTGTCCTCGACGCCCGAGAAGACGGTCCGCCACTATCAGACGGCGTGGGACACCTCTGATTGCGAGCTCTATGTCGACGCGACGAGGGAGAGGTTCCGCGACGGTGTCACCTGCGCCGACTTCGAGGAGGCCGCGTCGGAGATCCCCACGGAGCACGAGTACGAGCTGATCTCCTCCGAGACGGAGGGTGATCGCGCCACCGTCGTCTCTCGCACGACGGTCGAGACGAGCACGAGCACGTTCACGGAGACCACCGAGTTCCACCTGGTCAAGCGCGACCGCGACTGGCTCATCGACTCCGCCGGCATCGTGGACAGCACGGTCGGCTGAGCCGCCCTGCTCGTTCCCACGCCGACGACACACCGCCGCATCAGGTCACGGCGCCCGTTCGTCGGACCCCCATGATCGACTGCTCCCATGAACGCATCCGTCGCCCTGCTCCTCGGTCTCCTCCTCGGGATCGCCCTCGGCGTGCTCGGCGCCTGGCTGGTCCTGCGGGAGCGCATCGCCATGACCGAACGCATGACCGAGCGCCTCGGCTCCGACCGCACCGGCCTCGACGCCGCGGCCGCCCAGGCCGTCCGGGAGTCCTCGGGGCAGCTGCTCGCCCTCGCCGGCGAGCGCTTCGACCGCGACAGCGCGCGCCGCGAGGCCACCGACCACGCCCGCGAGGCGACACTGCAGCGCACCCTCGGCCCGATCGTCGAGTCCCTCGGGCAGCTCGAGCGGTCCATGGCGCGCACCGAAGCCGCACGCCAGCAGGCCGACGGCGACCTCACGGCCCAGCTGCGGGAGCTCGCACGGCGCTCGCAGGAGCTGGGCCGTGGCACGAACGCACTCACCGCAGCGCTGCGCGCGCCGACCGCCCGTGGACGCTGGGGCGAGGTCCAGCTGCGCCGGATCGTCGAGGCTGCGGGCATGCTCGACCACGTCGACTTCACCGAGCAGCACTCCGGGCGCGCCGTGTCCGGCGACGCCGGCCAACGCCCCGACATGGTCGTGCACCTCGCGGGCGACCGTCATGTGGTGATCGACGCCAAAGCCCCCATGGACGCCTACCTCGACGCGATCGAGGCCGACGACCCGCAGGCCTCGGCCTCGAGCCGTCGCGCGCACGCCAAGGCCCTGCGGGGGCACGTGGACCGGCTCGGCGCGAAGGCCTACTGGTCGGCGCTCGGGGACTCCCCCGAGTTCGTCGTGCTGTTCGTGCCGTCCGACGGGGTGCTCGCGGCGGCACTCGAGGCAGACCCGGGCCTGCTCGAGCACGCCTTCTCCCAGGATGTCGTGGTCGCCTCCCCCGCGACGCTGGTCGCGCTGCTGCGCACGGTCGCGCACACATGGCGCACCGACGCCCTCAACCGCGACGCGCGCACCGT from Brachybacterium huguangmaarense carries:
- a CDS encoding GNAT family N-acetyltransferase encodes the protein MVGLAIPSATPTNRNVGYLAVLPQHRGHGYVDEILEYITRFHIGDGARRITATTDAVNTPMAAAFDRAGYKLVEVRIDLEPPQMH
- a CDS encoding ATP-dependent nuclease, producing the protein MHIEQVHIERLLGFKSLSLDVNPSLQLIAGPNNAGKSSFIRVLEAFFSDPSADDFRQMKPLNDYYVDGGPRMLSSIKIHFGGLTQAEADELDGTLGRDGTFWVQITCSRKGKISYRTWRGTDVRSREIYEWVLQSFDFVKIPSIRVGDADQGGADQSLTRLNDTLESVLVRSGNSRSTQLQRDFANAMEPVENLVREVLRESVSSVATELPFQDPVLGVDLPAPQHALRGMLREAVITSHDDVVVPIAERGTGFQSALVLGILRYVSSKSRQAGTNVIFAIEEPEAFLHPQTQRAMAKILKGISVEAQLLVTTHSPVLIDSFSVTRIARLPLSPEGMTYSALKPDLAVEEEGRLTRYCDATNSELVFANSVILVEGHGDKLVIDYLLETITGGPGGHYALGIAVIEASGITTISHLLRLAQLFGVRAYVLTDKDGVHKSGDNKRALLEILKAKDPKPSTLFLNDLRDLADRQVTTLKAALEHQAELNTMLQPWDAFVLSSDLEGMLLDVVGQEKLARMLGPDETGEVSKETAEAFATGSSGREAMAAYLGAKGWNSDRKKSGKAKPHVPSALLRQHLDSASSQPRALKPLTRWLSEIVDAHKRPPL
- the ychF gene encoding redox-regulated ATPase YchF, whose product is MALTIGIVGLPNVGKSTLFNALTRAEVLAANYPFATIDPNIGVVPLPDERLQVLSDMFHSERIVPATVSFVDIAGIVKGASEGEGLGNKFLANIREADAICQVTRAFADPDVIRTEGSEDPAGDMEVITTELILADLQTLENAHQRIEKEVKRGLTDAAVLEAMDQATTLLESGTTLFQGAQGAGIDVTLLRELQLMTAKPFIYVFNTDEEGLADTASQQALRRLVAPAEAIFLDAKFESELIELEPDEAREMLESTGQEQSGLDQLARVGFSTLGLQTYLTAGPKESRAWTIPRGATAPQAAGVIHTDFERGFIKAEVVSFDHLVEAGGMAEAKAHGWVRMEGKDYVMQDGDVVEFRFAL
- a CDS encoding DNA recombination protein RmuC, which gives rise to MNASVALLLGLLLGIALGVLGAWLVLRERIAMTERMTERLGSDRTGLDAAAAQAVRESSGQLLALAGERFDRDSARREATDHAREATLQRTLGPIVESLGQLERSMARTEAARQQADGDLTAQLRELARRSQELGRGTNALTAALRAPTARGRWGEVQLRRIVEAAGMLDHVDFTEQHSGRAVSGDAGQRPDMVVHLAGDRHVVIDAKAPMDAYLDAIEADDPQASASSRRAHAKALRGHVDRLGAKAYWSALGDSPEFVVLFVPSDGVLAAALEADPGLLEHAFSQDVVVASPATLVALLRTVAHTWRTDALNRDARTVLDAGRELHHRLGTMTSHLSRLGRALDTSVASFNDTVGSLQSRVLVTARRFEEMSLVSSPLEDPEQLTRRARRLSEEEIADLAGGSRSEGRDEEGTASATA